One Lottiidibacillus patelloidae genomic region harbors:
- a CDS encoding AAA family ATPase, translated as MKQLGTLYFFCGKMGAGKSTKSIQLALDKHAVLLSEDEWLSSLYPNQIASFEDYLKFSTQIKPLVKKHVQNLLCVGTDVVMDFPANTQKLRKWFLEMSSEVNARHQLIFLNLSNEQCLLQIAQRRKEQPERAAFDTEEMFIHVTNFFEEPDVSEGLNILEMHGKK; from the coding sequence TTGAAGCAGTTGGGAACTTTATACTTTTTCTGTGGAAAGATGGGCGCAGGAAAATCGACTAAATCAATACAATTGGCACTTGATAAGCATGCTGTCCTGTTGTCTGAGGATGAATGGCTATCATCTCTTTACCCCAATCAGATAGCTTCATTTGAGGACTATTTAAAATTCTCAACGCAGATTAAGCCGTTGGTGAAAAAGCATGTCCAAAACCTCTTATGTGTCGGTACGGATGTAGTGATGGATTTTCCCGCTAACACACAAAAACTGCGAAAGTGGTTTTTGGAAATGTCATCAGAAGTCAATGCAAGACATCAACTAATTTTTCTTAACCTAAGTAACGAACAATGCCTACTTCAAATAGCTCAAAGGCGTAAAGAACAACCTGAAAGAGCAGCCTTTGACACGGAAGAGATGTTTATTCATGTTACTAATTTTTTTGAGGAACCTGATGTCTCAGAGGGTTTAAACATTTTAGAGATGCATGGAAAGAAGTGA
- a CDS encoding zinc ribbon domain-containing protein, translating to MSDQKGCVKCGCTTTTQKEIATTGTGLSKLLDIQHNKFIVISCTDCGYSELYNKKSSTAGNIVDLFFGG from the coding sequence ATGAGTGATCAAAAAGGATGCGTGAAATGTGGTTGTACGACTACAACACAAAAGGAAATTGCAACAACAGGGACTGGACTTTCAAAATTACTAGATATTCAGCACAATAAATTTATCGTCATTTCATGTACAGACTGTGGCTATTCAGAACTATACAACAAAAAAAGCTCTACTGCTGGTAACATTGTTGACTTGTTTTTTGGCGGGTAA
- the trpD gene encoding anthranilate phosphoribosyltransferase: MKQYLNKLMTGQSLSFVEMKEASELMLSENISDSEIAAFLIALKAKGESVEEMAGLATTLKNKAHSYQRPSTGITDNCGTGGDGSQSFNISTTAAFVIAGAGEKVAKHGNRSISSKTGSADVLESLGVALDFSTDEVEELLNENGIAFLFAPYVHPKVKRIGKVRKELKLPTIFNLIGPLTNPVPLETQLIGIYRRDLLEKMAQVLKLLGRERAIVINGAGYLDEASLAGENHFVLLDKGNITKHAFHPSDVGLHVYENNEIRGGSASENAEILLQVLQGKEGPHLTTVLLNAGLSLYATGRAGSIEEGIRLARHSITSGAALKKLRFLQTYSNDRKRGMIV; this comes from the coding sequence ATGAAACAATATTTAAACAAACTGATGACTGGTCAGTCCTTATCATTCGTTGAAATGAAAGAAGCGAGTGAGCTTATGCTAAGTGAAAATATTTCAGATAGTGAAATCGCAGCCTTTTTAATTGCATTAAAGGCAAAGGGAGAAAGTGTAGAGGAAATGGCAGGTTTAGCCACAACGCTAAAAAATAAAGCACATTCTTACCAGCGTCCATCCACTGGAATTACTGATAATTGCGGAACTGGTGGTGATGGCTCACAAAGCTTTAACATCAGTACAACCGCAGCTTTTGTAATTGCTGGTGCTGGGGAGAAAGTCGCGAAACATGGAAATCGCAGCATCTCTAGTAAAACTGGAAGTGCCGATGTATTAGAATCGCTTGGAGTAGCATTAGATTTCTCAACAGATGAAGTGGAAGAATTACTGAATGAGAACGGAATTGCTTTTTTATTTGCTCCTTATGTTCATCCAAAAGTGAAGCGAATTGGAAAAGTTAGAAAAGAACTGAAGCTACCAACAATATTTAATTTAATAGGGCCATTAACAAATCCTGTTCCACTTGAGACACAATTAATAGGAATTTATAGAAGAGATTTACTAGAAAAAATGGCTCAAGTTTTAAAACTTTTAGGCAGAGAGCGAGCGATTGTTATTAACGGTGCTGGATATCTTGATGAGGCTTCTTTAGCAGGTGAAAATCATTTTGTTCTTTTAGACAAAGGTAATATTACAAAACATGCTTTTCACCCGAGTGATGTAGGATTACATGTTTATGAAAATAATGAAATTCGCGGTGGTTCTGCCTCAGAGAATGCAGAAATCTTACTGCAAGTATTACAGGGGAAGGAAGGGCCACACTTAACAACCGTCTTGTTAAATGCAGGGTTAAGCCTTTATGCAACAGGTAGAGCTGGATCGATTGAAGAAGGTATTCGGTTAGCTAGACATAGCATTACAAGTGGAGCTGCATTAAAAAAGTTAAGATTTTTGCAAACATACAGTAACGATAGAAAGCGAGGAATGATTGTATGA
- the trpC gene encoding indole-3-glycerol phosphate synthase TrpC → MTILDEIIANKHIELANLPKLDSVNVSNRKPRSLFKTFKENANMNIIAEIKRASPSKGDINITVNIKEQAKAYVENGAGAISVLTDVTYFKGTMDDLRNVRDVVNVPILCKDFIIDRRQIDIAKNAGADVILLIVAALTKARLTNLFNYARLHDLDVLVEVHDEEELSVALDLGAKIIGINNRNLHTFEVDLNVTERLASLVNKNEIVIISESGFSTGEDVAKVANAGAEGILVGETLMKATDLKEKMQELQVLKGTKQ, encoded by the coding sequence ATGACAATTTTAGATGAAATCATTGCCAATAAGCACATTGAATTAGCAAACCTTCCGAAACTAGATTCAGTAAATGTTTCTAACCGGAAGCCGAGAAGTTTATTTAAAACATTTAAAGAGAATGCAAATATGAATATTATTGCAGAAATAAAAAGAGCATCTCCATCTAAAGGCGATATTAATATCACAGTTAATATTAAGGAACAAGCAAAAGCGTATGTTGAAAATGGGGCAGGGGCAATATCAGTTTTAACTGATGTCACTTATTTTAAAGGAACGATGGATGACTTAAGAAATGTAAGAGATGTAGTCAATGTTCCAATTTTATGTAAAGATTTCATCATTGATCGAAGACAAATAGATATAGCAAAGAATGCAGGTGCCGATGTTATTTTACTAATTGTTGCCGCCTTAACCAAAGCAAGATTAACTAATCTATTTAACTATGCGCGACTTCACGATTTAGATGTTTTAGTAGAAGTACATGATGAAGAAGAACTCTCTGTTGCACTCGATCTTGGTGCAAAGATAATTGGTATTAATAATCGTAACTTACACACGTTTGAAGTTGACTTAAATGTTACCGAGCGCCTAGCTTCTCTAGTAAACAAGAATGAAATTGTAATAATTAGTGAGAGTGGTTTTTCTACAGGAGAAGACGTTGCAAAAGTAGCAAATGCTGGAGCGGAAGGAATTTTAGTTGGCGAAACGTTAATGAAAGCAACAGATTTAAAAGAAAAGATGCAAGAGTTACAGGTGTTAAAAGGAACAAAGCAATGA
- a CDS encoding phosphoribosylanthranilate isomerase has translation MKVKICGIKDLKTALVACQLGADAIGFVFASSKRQITVQQAKEVSEFIPNNVKKVGVFVNETIDRIQEIASITKLDMIQLHGQETEQFCEAIHLPVIKAFSVTSIENMQRINKFKVPLYLLDSAQAGSGQTFDWQLLKDKDVQKSKLMLAGGLTPENVNQAIKLVKPAWVDVSSGVETNGYKDLKKIRDFIYNAKR, from the coding sequence ATGAAAGTAAAGATATGTGGTATTAAAGATTTAAAAACAGCATTAGTAGCATGCCAATTAGGTGCCGACGCAATTGGTTTTGTGTTTGCTTCCAGTAAGCGTCAAATAACAGTTCAGCAAGCAAAAGAAGTGTCTGAATTCATACCAAACAACGTTAAAAAGGTAGGTGTATTCGTTAATGAAACAATAGATAGAATACAAGAGATTGCTTCGATTACAAAACTAGATATGATTCAACTTCATGGACAAGAAACAGAGCAATTTTGCGAGGCTATTCATCTTCCGGTCATTAAAGCATTTTCTGTTACAAGCATAGAAAACATGCAACGAATTAATAAGTTCAAAGTACCGCTATATCTTTTAGATAGTGCACAAGCTGGAAGTGGTCAAACATTTGATTGGCAATTACTTAAAGATAAAGACGTTCAAAAATCAAAATTAATGTTAGCGGGAGGACTAACTCCAGAAAACGTAAACCAAGCAATAAAACTAGTAAAACCAGCATGGGTAGATGTTTCTAGTGGTGTAGAAACAAATGGTTATAAAGATCTGAAGAAAATAAGAGACTTTATTTATAATGCTAAAAGGTAA
- the trpB gene encoding tryptophan synthase subunit beta — MATSYMQPNEKGEFGKFGGKYIPETLMEATIELEKAYELAMQDESFTKEFSYYLKEYIGRETPLYFANNLTKKVGGAKIYLKREDLNHTGAHKINNTIGQALLAVRMGKKKIVAETGAGQHGVATATVCSLLGLECTVFMGIEDIRRQKLNVFRMELLGAKVEAVEHGSGTLKDAVNEALRFWVTNVEDTHYIIGSVLGPHPFPKMVRDFQSVIGRETKEQFYHKEGRLPNAVVACIGGGSNAMGMFYPFIDDKEVKLYGVEAAGTGEKHAATLTKGSVGILHGAMMYLLQNESGQIEEAHSISAGLDYPGVGPEHSYLKEIDRVTYSSVTDAEALDSFQLLSKTEGIIPALESSHAIAEAVKIAEKMNADQSIVICLSGRGDKDVHTVMEALGGIENG, encoded by the coding sequence ATGGCAACATCATATATGCAGCCCAATGAAAAAGGTGAATTTGGCAAGTTTGGTGGTAAATATATTCCAGAAACATTAATGGAAGCAACCATTGAACTTGAAAAAGCATACGAATTAGCAATGCAAGATGAATCTTTTACAAAGGAGTTCAGTTACTATTTAAAAGAATATATAGGCAGGGAAACACCGCTTTATTTTGCAAACAACTTAACGAAAAAAGTTGGCGGTGCAAAAATCTACTTAAAGAGAGAAGATTTAAACCATACTGGAGCTCATAAAATTAATAACACAATAGGGCAAGCGCTTCTTGCGGTACGAATGGGAAAAAAGAAGATTGTAGCTGAAACAGGAGCAGGTCAACACGGCGTTGCAACTGCGACAGTTTGCTCTTTATTAGGTCTCGAATGTACAGTCTTCATGGGAATAGAAGATATTCGTAGACAAAAATTAAATGTTTTCCGGATGGAATTATTAGGAGCAAAAGTTGAAGCTGTCGAGCATGGAAGCGGAACATTGAAGGATGCTGTAAATGAAGCTTTACGATTTTGGGTTACAAACGTCGAAGATACGCATTATATTATCGGCTCTGTTTTAGGGCCACATCCATTTCCAAAGATGGTCAGAGATTTTCAAAGTGTCATAGGAAGAGAGACAAAAGAACAGTTTTATCATAAGGAAGGCCGTCTACCGAATGCAGTTGTCGCTTGTATTGGTGGTGGTAGTAATGCAATGGGGATGTTTTATCCATTTATAGATGATAAAGAAGTGAAGTTATACGGTGTGGAAGCGGCTGGAACTGGTGAAAAGCATGCTGCTACGTTAACGAAAGGCTCTGTTGGTATTTTGCATGGTGCGATGATGTATTTACTTCAAAATGAAAGTGGTCAAATTGAAGAAGCCCATTCCATATCAGCAGGATTAGATTATCCAGGTGTTGGACCTGAACATAGTTATTTAAAGGAAATTGATCGTGTTACCTATTCTTCAGTCACTGATGCGGAAGCACTAGATTCTTTTCAGCTTCTTTCAAAAACAGAGGGAATTATTCCGGCATTAGAAAGTTCACATGCAATAGCAGAAGCTGTGAAAATCGCAGAAAAAATGAATGCAGACCAGTCGATAGTTATATGTTTGTCAGGACGTGGAGACAAAGATGTTCATACAGTAATGGAGGCACTTGGAGGGATTGAAAATGGGTAA